A single genomic interval of Microbacterium sp. zg-Y1090 harbors:
- a CDS encoding DUF721 domain-containing protein — protein sequence MIEPDRVPETIATYMRLRGLEPVHRVSRKRRRRPVDDENAPFAPGRDPHGLGDVMADLTRASGWNSQLAREDLVLQWEQVAGAETAQHASPVALGDGVLTVQCDSTAWARQLTLMRATIVSEIVRRFPEAGVTSIRFIGPDVPSWKWGRRAIPGRGPRDTYG from the coding sequence ATGATTGAGCCGGACCGCGTTCCCGAGACGATCGCCACCTACATGCGGCTGCGTGGCCTCGAGCCGGTGCACCGCGTCTCCCGCAAGCGTCGTCGCCGACCCGTCGACGACGAGAACGCGCCGTTCGCGCCGGGACGCGATCCCCACGGACTGGGCGATGTCATGGCAGACCTCACCCGTGCCTCCGGATGGAACTCGCAGCTCGCGCGCGAAGACCTCGTGCTGCAGTGGGAACAGGTCGCCGGCGCGGAGACCGCCCAGCACGCCTCGCCCGTCGCTCTCGGCGACGGGGTGCTGACCGTGCAGTGCGACTCGACGGCCTGGGCGCGCCAGCTCACCCTGATGCGAGCGACGATCGTGTCGGAGATCGTCCGACGCTTCCCGGAAGCGGGTGTCACGAGCATCCGGTTCATCGGGCCGGACGTCCCCTCTTGGAAATGGGGTCGCAGAGCGATTCCAGGGCGCGGTCCTCGCGATACCTACGGGTGA
- the dnaA gene encoding chromosomal replication initiator protein DnaA, with protein sequence MSQPELPDVPVWRAVLDELTHDERVTPQLQGFLSLAVAQGVMGGTLYLDVPNELTAAQFNKRLRAPILEALTRADAEPAASAFRVVVNPELADAHLNAPVSQISVAAPPAPLVARNPVLEEPEPIAPPSRNDTRLNPKYTFDNFVIGQSNRFAHAAAVAVAEAPAKAYNPLFIYGDSGLGKTHLLHAIGEYGLSLYPGIRVRYVSSEEFTNDFINSIANNRGAAFQARYREVDILLIDDIQFLQGRAETQEAFFHTFNTLHDHDKQVVITSDVPPRHLTGFEDRMRSRFEWGLITDVQAPDLETRIAILRKKAQSERLLVPDEVLEYIATKVSSNIRELEGALIRVSAFASLNRSPLDIALAQTVLRDIVDHDDANVVSPTDIITATAQYFRLSVDDLYGSSRSQAVATARQIAMYLCRERTSLSLPKIGQLFGNRDHTTVMYAYKKISELMKERRSIYNQVSEITTQLGRNGR encoded by the coding sequence ATGTCACAGCCCGAGCTACCAGACGTCCCGGTCTGGAGAGCCGTGCTCGACGAACTCACCCACGACGAGCGCGTCACCCCGCAGCTGCAGGGGTTCCTCAGCCTCGCCGTGGCCCAGGGCGTCATGGGTGGAACGCTGTATCTCGACGTGCCCAATGAGCTCACCGCGGCACAGTTCAACAAGCGGCTTCGTGCTCCGATCCTCGAAGCGCTGACGCGCGCCGATGCCGAACCTGCTGCCAGCGCCTTCCGCGTCGTGGTCAACCCTGAACTCGCCGATGCGCACCTGAACGCACCGGTGTCGCAGATCTCGGTCGCCGCGCCGCCTGCCCCGCTCGTCGCGCGCAACCCCGTTCTGGAGGAGCCGGAGCCGATCGCCCCGCCCTCGCGCAACGACACCCGGCTGAACCCGAAGTACACCTTCGACAACTTCGTCATCGGTCAGTCCAACCGCTTCGCACACGCCGCCGCGGTGGCCGTGGCCGAGGCGCCGGCGAAGGCCTACAACCCGCTGTTCATCTATGGCGACTCGGGACTGGGCAAGACCCACCTGCTGCATGCCATCGGCGAGTATGGACTCAGCCTCTACCCCGGCATCCGAGTGCGGTACGTGTCGAGCGAAGAGTTCACGAACGACTTCATCAACTCGATCGCCAACAACCGCGGCGCCGCGTTCCAGGCGCGCTATCGCGAGGTCGACATCCTGCTCATCGACGACATCCAGTTCTTGCAGGGTCGCGCCGAGACGCAGGAAGCCTTCTTCCACACGTTCAACACGCTGCACGACCATGACAAGCAGGTCGTGATCACGAGCGACGTTCCGCCTCGTCACCTCACCGGGTTCGAGGACCGCATGCGCAGCCGGTTCGAGTGGGGCCTGATCACCGACGTGCAGGCGCCCGACCTCGAGACCCGCATCGCGATCCTGCGCAAGAAGGCCCAGTCCGAGCGACTGCTGGTTCCGGACGAGGTCCTCGAGTACATCGCGACGAAGGTCTCCTCGAACATCCGCGAGCTCGAAGGCGCACTGATCCGCGTCTCCGCGTTCGCAAGCCTCAACCGCTCGCCGCTCGATATCGCGCTGGCACAGACCGTGCTGCGCGACATCGTCGACCACGATGACGCCAACGTGGTCTCGCCCACCGACATCATCACGGCCACCGCGCAGTACTTCCGCCTGTCCGTCGACGACCTCTATGGCTCGAGCAGGTCGCAGGCCGTCGCCACCGCGCGACAGATCGCCATGTATCTGTGCCGAGAGCGCACCAGCCTGTCGCTGCCGAAGATCGGCCAGCTGTTCGGCAACCGCGACCACACCACGGTCATGTACGCCTACAAGAAGATCAGCGAGCTCATGAAGGAGCGTCGCTCGATCTACAACCAGGTGTCCGAGATCACGACGCAACTGGGGCGCAACGGGCGCTGA
- the recF gene encoding DNA replication/repair protein RecF (All proteins in this family for which functions are known are DNA-binding proteins that assist the filamentation of RecA onto DNA for the initiation of recombination or recombinational repair.), which translates to MIVEQLSLVDFRNYAAADVALSAGANVFVGRNGQGKTNLVEAIAFFATLGSHRVSNDAPMVRHGADAAIVRARLAHGERRVQLEAQVNRQGSNKARVNGSPVKPAELPRYAQVVLFAPEDLQIVRGDPSARRRFADQLLTQRTPRMAGVLADYDRVLKQRNALLKSARARGVRGDALTTLDVWDDKLVTLGTQVIRARLALATELTGPLTTSYEAIAGADHRPELVWALSVDGADPEEDAASAATAADATAVEALFRTALATRRSAELERGLTLTGPHRDDLLMRVRGLPVKGYASHGESWSVALALRLASADLLRAESRLGDPVLILDDVFAELDADRRTRLAALVAGYEQVVVTAAVEADVPDALRARTVRVEAGRILEPIDD; encoded by the coding sequence GTGATCGTCGAGCAGCTCAGCCTCGTGGACTTCCGCAACTATGCGGCCGCCGACGTCGCGCTGTCGGCGGGCGCGAACGTCTTCGTCGGACGCAACGGGCAGGGCAAGACGAATCTGGTCGAGGCCATCGCGTTCTTCGCCACCCTGGGATCGCATCGCGTCTCCAACGACGCGCCGATGGTGCGGCACGGCGCGGATGCCGCGATCGTGCGGGCCCGCCTCGCGCATGGCGAGCGACGGGTGCAGCTCGAAGCGCAGGTGAACCGGCAGGGATCGAACAAGGCGAGGGTGAACGGCTCGCCGGTCAAGCCCGCCGAACTCCCGCGCTACGCGCAGGTGGTGCTGTTCGCCCCCGAAGACCTGCAGATCGTCCGGGGCGATCCTTCGGCACGGCGGCGATTCGCCGATCAGCTGTTGACGCAGCGCACGCCGCGCATGGCCGGCGTTCTGGCCGACTACGACCGCGTGCTCAAGCAGCGCAATGCCCTGCTGAAGTCCGCGCGCGCCCGGGGTGTGCGCGGCGACGCCCTCACGACCCTCGATGTGTGGGACGACAAGCTCGTCACGCTTGGCACTCAGGTGATCCGCGCGAGGCTCGCCCTGGCAACCGAGCTCACGGGCCCCCTCACCACCTCGTACGAGGCCATCGCAGGGGCGGACCACCGTCCCGAGCTGGTGTGGGCGCTGTCCGTCGACGGCGCCGACCCCGAGGAGGATGCCGCGTCGGCGGCCACCGCGGCCGATGCCACCGCGGTGGAGGCCCTCTTCCGCACCGCGCTGGCGACCCGACGCTCGGCCGAGCTCGAACGCGGACTCACGCTGACCGGACCCCACCGCGACGACCTGCTGATGCGGGTGCGCGGCCTGCCGGTGAAGGGCTACGCGTCGCATGGCGAGTCCTGGTCGGTCGCCCTCGCCCTGCGACTGGCTTCGGCCGACCTCCTGCGTGCCGAATCACGCCTGGGCGATCCGGTGCTCATCCTCGACGATGTGTTCGCGGAACTCGACGCCGACCGGCGCACGCGACTGGCCGCACTGGTGGCCGGCTACGAGCAGGTCGTCGTCACCGCCGCGGTCGAGGCCGATGTGCCCGACGCGCTGCGCGCCCGCACAGTGCGGGTGGAGGCCGGCCGCATTCTGGAGCCCATCGATGATTGA
- the dnaN gene encoding DNA polymerase III subunit beta, whose product MKFHVNRDVFSEAVSFVVKLLPQRNPQPILAGVLIEATETGLSLSAFDYEASARTTIEATVDEPGTILVHGRLLADIASKLPNAPIQMSLEEDGGILLTCGSARFTLSSMPVQEYPAIPEVSGESGLVPSDDFATAIAQVAFAASRDDVTPVLTGVQLEVSGTQLSLVATDRYRVALRELPWDGGSAASDEATTALVPARTLTEVGKTFAHSGDISIAFSGSGDREIIAFTAGNKTVTSLLIKGNFPPVRRLFPEQTEHHAVVNTAELVEAVRRVSLVLDRSAPLRFTFTAEGVSMDASGTEQARATESVDATLVGDDVTLGLNPQYLIEALGAVRSEFTRITFTSSDNANKLSPVLITAQTSVDKGGENSFKYLLQPNLLLR is encoded by the coding sequence GTGAAGTTCCACGTCAATCGCGATGTGTTCAGCGAGGCCGTGTCGTTCGTCGTGAAGCTTCTGCCGCAGCGCAATCCGCAGCCGATCCTGGCCGGCGTGCTGATCGAAGCCACGGAAACGGGCCTGTCCCTGTCGGCGTTCGACTACGAGGCCTCGGCCCGCACGACCATCGAGGCGACCGTCGACGAGCCCGGCACGATCCTGGTGCACGGTCGTCTGCTGGCGGATATCGCGAGCAAGCTCCCCAACGCCCCGATCCAGATGAGTCTCGAGGAAGACGGCGGCATCCTGCTGACGTGCGGCTCGGCCCGCTTCACGCTGTCGTCGATGCCGGTGCAGGAGTACCCCGCGATCCCCGAGGTCTCGGGCGAGTCCGGCCTGGTGCCCTCCGATGACTTCGCCACCGCCATCGCCCAGGTGGCCTTCGCGGCATCCCGCGACGACGTCACCCCGGTGCTCACCGGTGTGCAGCTCGAGGTCTCCGGCACGCAGCTGAGCCTGGTCGCCACCGACCGCTACCGGGTCGCGCTTCGCGAGCTGCCGTGGGACGGCGGCTCCGCCGCGAGCGACGAAGCCACCACCGCGCTCGTCCCTGCCCGCACGCTCACCGAGGTCGGCAAGACCTTCGCCCACTCCGGCGACATCTCGATCGCCTTCTCGGGATCCGGCGATCGCGAGATCATCGCCTTCACCGCCGGCAACAAGACGGTCACCTCGCTGCTGATCAAGGGCAATTTCCCGCCCGTGCGTCGCCTGTTCCCCGAGCAGACCGAGCACCACGCCGTCGTCAACACCGCCGAGCTGGTCGAGGCCGTCCGCCGTGTCTCGCTCGTGCTCGACCGCTCGGCGCCGCTGCGGTTCACCTTCACCGCCGAAGGCGTGTCCATGGACGCATCCGGCACCGAGCAGGCTCGCGCCACCGAGTCGGTGGATGCCACGCTCGTCGGCGACGACGTGACACTGGGTCTGAACCCGCAGTACCTGATCGAGGCGCTCGGCGCCGTGCGCAGCGAGTTCACACGCATCACCTTCACCTCCAGCGACAACGCCAACAAGCTCAGCCCGGTGCTGATCACGGCGCAGACGTCGGTCGACAAGGGCGGCGAGAACTCGTTCAAGTACCTGCTGCAGCCCAACCTCCTGCTGCGCTGA